A single window of Ammospiza caudacuta isolate bAmmCau1 chromosome Z, bAmmCau1.pri, whole genome shotgun sequence DNA harbors:
- the C1QTNF3 gene encoding complement C1q tumor necrosis factor-related protein 3 isoform X2, with protein MAEKDFISWHLLALFFLPFCLCQDEYMEPPQPGPQNPDCSSCCRGDFGVRLYQGPPGPPGPPGMPGNHGNNGNNGATGQEGAKGEKGDKGDIGPRGERGHHGPKGEKGYPGIPPELQVAFMASMATHFSNQNSGIIFSSVETNVGNFFDVMTGRFGAPVNGVYFFTFNMMKHEDVEEVYVYLMHNGNTVFSLYSYESKGKADTSGNSAVLKLAKGDEVWLRMGNGALHGDHQRFSTFAGFLLFETK; from the exons ATGGCAGAGAAGGATTTCATCAGTTGGCATCTGctggctttattttttcttccattttgccTGTGTCAAGATGAATACATGGAG CCCCCCCAGCCTGGACCGCAGAACCCagactgcagctcctgctgccgaGGTGACTTTGGAGTTCGACTCTACCAAGggcccccaggaccccctggGCCCCCTGGGATGCCAG GAAATCATGGAAACAATGGAAATAATGGAGCAACTGGCCAGGAAGGAGCCAAAGGTGAGAAAGGAGACAAAGGAGATATTGGACCAAGAGGAGAGCGTGGCCATCATGGACCCAAAGGCGAGAAGGGTTACCCTGGGattcccccagagctgcag GTCGCATTTATGGCTTCAATGGCTACTCACTTCAGCAACCAGAACAGTGGAATCATCTTCAGTAGCGTTGAAACCAACgttgggaatttttttgatGTCATGACTGGGAGATTCGGTGCTCCAGTGAATG GGGTATATTTCTTTACTTTCAATATGATGAAACATGAAGATGTGGAGGAAGTGTACGTGTACTTGATGCATAATGGTAATACAGTGTTCAGCTTATACAG CTATGAAtccaaagggaaagcagataCTTCAGGAAACAGTGCAGTCCTAAAACTTGCCAAAGGAGATGAAGTTTGGCTGCGAATGGGAAATGGAGCCCTCCATGGGGACCATCAACGCTTCTCCACCTTTGCTGGGTTTCTTCTTTTTGAaaccaagtaa
- the C1QTNF3 gene encoding complement C1q tumor necrosis factor-related protein 3 isoform X1, producing MAEKDFISWHLLALFFLPFCLCQDEYMEVSRRSYKPVAKILQSHHQTGHKGSRSREILKQRHQLIEWTVVNSTSTDHNVLRPEVDDVELTTSDRVQPPQPGPQNPDCSSCCRGDFGVRLYQGPPGPPGPPGMPGNHGNNGNNGATGQEGAKGEKGDKGDIGPRGERGHHGPKGEKGYPGIPPELQVAFMASMATHFSNQNSGIIFSSVETNVGNFFDVMTGRFGAPVNGVYFFTFNMMKHEDVEEVYVYLMHNGNTVFSLYSYESKGKADTSGNSAVLKLAKGDEVWLRMGNGALHGDHQRFSTFAGFLLFETK from the exons ATGGCAGAGAAGGATTTCATCAGTTGGCATCTGctggctttattttttcttccattttgccTGTGTCAAGATGAATACATGGAGGTGAGCAGAAGATCTTATAAACCAGTGGCCAAAATATTGCAAAGTCACCACCAGACTGGTCACAAAGGTTCCAGAAGCAGGGAAATATTGAAACAGCGGCATCAACTTATAGAGTGGACTGTTGTTAATAGCACATCTACAGACCACAATGTCCTGAGACCAGAGGTAGATGATGTAGAACTGACTACCTCAGATAGAGTCCAG CCCCCCCAGCCTGGACCGCAGAACCCagactgcagctcctgctgccgaGGTGACTTTGGAGTTCGACTCTACCAAGggcccccaggaccccctggGCCCCCTGGGATGCCAG GAAATCATGGAAACAATGGAAATAATGGAGCAACTGGCCAGGAAGGAGCCAAAGGTGAGAAAGGAGACAAAGGAGATATTGGACCAAGAGGAGAGCGTGGCCATCATGGACCCAAAGGCGAGAAGGGTTACCCTGGGattcccccagagctgcag GTCGCATTTATGGCTTCAATGGCTACTCACTTCAGCAACCAGAACAGTGGAATCATCTTCAGTAGCGTTGAAACCAACgttgggaatttttttgatGTCATGACTGGGAGATTCGGTGCTCCAGTGAATG GGGTATATTTCTTTACTTTCAATATGATGAAACATGAAGATGTGGAGGAAGTGTACGTGTACTTGATGCATAATGGTAATACAGTGTTCAGCTTATACAG CTATGAAtccaaagggaaagcagataCTTCAGGAAACAGTGCAGTCCTAAAACTTGCCAAAGGAGATGAAGTTTGGCTGCGAATGGGAAATGGAGCCCTCCATGGGGACCATCAACGCTTCTCCACCTTTGCTGGGTTTCTTCTTTTTGAaaccaagtaa